One part of the Mangrovibacillus cuniculi genome encodes these proteins:
- a CDS encoding stage V sporulation protein AB: MTINVLLIILIAFAGGLAVGSGFVAVLTVLGIIPRLTQLTKTMKMIHYYEWSVVFGVFLGCYFSLQLPSFHLYPILLMPLGLLNGIFLGMLAAALTESLNVLPILAKRVGIADRIVYLLMALVFGKIMGSLFHWIYYVSL; encoded by the coding sequence ATGACAATTAATGTTCTTTTAATCATTTTAATTGCCTTTGCTGGAGGACTAGCGGTTGGTTCTGGCTTTGTAGCTGTGTTAACAGTCCTTGGAATTATTCCGAGACTAACACAACTGACAAAAACAATGAAGATGATTCATTATTACGAATGGTCTGTAGTATTTGGTGTTTTTTTAGGATGTTACTTTTCATTACAATTACCAAGTTTTCATTTATACCCTATATTACTTATGCCGTTAGGGTTATTAAATGGTATTTTCTTGGGGATGTTAGCGGCAGCTTTAACGGAGTCTCTTAATGTGCTTCCGATACTAGCGAAGAGAGTTGGTATTGCTGATAGAATTGTTTATTTACTAATGGCTCTAGTATTTGGAAAAATTATGGGCTCACTCTTTCATTGGATCTACTATGTGAGTTTGTGA
- the spoIIAB gene encoding anti-sigma F factor: MKNEMSLQFKALSQNESFARVTVAAFLTQLDPTMDELTEIKTVVSEAVTNSIIHGYNDDPSGIVYIDMKMEDGMVDLEIRDEGQGIMDVEEARQPLFTSKPDMERSGMGFTIMENFMDQMEVISHPGTGTIVRLRKHLTKSTAMCN; this comes from the coding sequence ATGAAAAATGAAATGAGTTTACAATTTAAAGCGCTAAGTCAAAATGAATCCTTTGCAAGGGTCACGGTTGCTGCATTTTTGACACAGTTAGATCCAACGATGGATGAACTAACGGAAATTAAAACAGTTGTATCCGAGGCAGTAACGAATTCCATTATTCATGGATATAACGACGATCCATCAGGAATTGTATACATTGATATGAAGATGGAAGATGGCATGGTAGACCTTGAAATTCGCGATGAAGGTCAAGGAATTATGGACGTAGAAGAAGCACGTCAACCACTATTTACTTCTAAGCCTGATATGGAGCGATCTGGAATGGGCTTTACTATTATGGAGAACTTCATGGATCAGATGGAAGTGATTTCACACCCAGGAACCGGCACCATTGTTCGCTTACGAAAGCACTTAACGAAAAGTACAGCAATGTGCAATTAA
- a CDS encoding stage V sporulation protein AA: MTDIIYLRLRNRAQVKPNEKVILGHMAQVLAPEEIRNDLLNLPVYQVKEEDKNIVIIDVMKVIQFIQAKHPNLEVQTVGPPQTIIEVVYEKKHMSMPLFVFVWLLLFVGAALAIMNFHEDVSMPEVHQKLYTVLTGQEVAKPLLFQIPYSFGLGLGMILFFNHLFRKRINEEPSPLEVEMFNYQQDLDQYVIMNENKESMRHLDDN; the protein is encoded by the coding sequence GTGACTGACATCATTTATCTTCGTCTTCGAAATAGAGCTCAAGTAAAACCAAATGAAAAAGTAATACTTGGACATATGGCGCAAGTATTAGCCCCAGAAGAAATTAGAAATGACCTATTAAACCTTCCCGTTTACCAAGTAAAAGAAGAAGACAAAAATATTGTGATTATTGATGTGATGAAAGTCATTCAGTTCATACAAGCAAAACATCCAAATTTGGAAGTTCAAACTGTTGGTCCTCCGCAAACAATTATTGAAGTGGTCTATGAAAAAAAACATATGTCTATGCCATTGTTTGTTTTTGTATGGTTACTCCTGTTTGTAGGAGCAGCTTTAGCAATCATGAACTTTCATGAAGATGTTAGTATGCCAGAAGTACACCAAAAATTGTACACAGTACTAACCGGACAAGAAGTTGCTAAACCGCTATTATTCCAAATTCCTTACTCGTTTGGGTTAGGGCTAGGGATGATTCTTTTCTTTAATCATCTTTTTAGAAAAAGAATTAACGAAGAACCAAGTCCTTTAGAAGTAGAAATGTTTAATTATCAACAAGATTTAGACCAGTACGTAATAATGAATGAGAACAAGGAGAGTATGAGACACCTTGATGACAATTAA
- a CDS encoding GntP family permease has translation MISIIIGLILLMVLAYFGWSIIWIAPIVSGVVALLSGLDLLPTYTNTYMEGFVGFAKTWFPIFLLGAIFGKLMEDTGSAQAVAHQITKFIGKKRAVLGVLVASALLTYGGVSLFVVVFAIYPIAISLFREANVSRKLIPPVLVLGAFTFTMTALPGTPQIQNLIPTDYFDTNAMAAPIIGIVTGLIMAVGGYFWLMFSQKRLTNKGDVFTEPDHGEAKEEEEEKGLPNWIISLLPLVVVVVTLNVFKLDPIPSLLLGILSILIIYIKKFRSFVPSINEGAKGSVMATINTSAAVGFGAVVTAVPSFDNITEMILGVSSNPLITEGLTVQILAMITGSASGGMGIALEALGSTYYDLAQASGISTEAMHRIASVASGASILPHNGALLTLFAVTGLTHKDSYKDVAMVGLVIPFIALVVGVILASLGIN, from the coding sequence TTGATTAGTATCATTATCGGCTTAATACTCTTAATGGTCTTAGCTTATTTTGGATGGTCCATTATCTGGATAGCACCTATAGTATCTGGGGTTGTAGCTTTATTAAGTGGACTAGATTTACTACCGACATATACAAATACATATATGGAGGGTTTTGTTGGATTTGCTAAGACATGGTTTCCTATATTTTTATTAGGTGCAATTTTTGGAAAACTAATGGAAGATACAGGGTCTGCTCAAGCTGTTGCACATCAAATTACGAAATTCATTGGGAAAAAGAGAGCAGTTTTAGGAGTTTTAGTTGCTTCTGCATTATTAACATATGGTGGCGTAAGTTTGTTTGTTGTCGTTTTTGCTATTTATCCTATCGCCATTTCCTTATTTAGAGAGGCAAACGTGTCAAGAAAGCTAATTCCACCCGTATTGGTTTTAGGTGCCTTTACGTTTACCATGACAGCATTACCTGGAACACCTCAAATCCAGAATCTAATACCGACAGATTACTTTGATACGAATGCAATGGCAGCACCCATTATTGGTATAGTGACAGGATTAATAATGGCAGTTGGGGGTTATTTCTGGCTAATGTTTAGTCAAAAGAGATTAACAAATAAGGGAGATGTATTTACAGAACCTGATCATGGAGAGGCAAAAGAAGAAGAGGAAGAAAAAGGTCTACCAAATTGGATAATATCTTTACTACCACTTGTGGTCGTTGTTGTAACGTTAAACGTTTTCAAACTTGACCCAATACCTTCTTTACTATTAGGGATCTTGTCCATTTTAATCATTTATATCAAGAAATTCCGTTCATTTGTGCCTTCCATAAATGAAGGAGCAAAGGGTTCTGTAATGGCTACTATTAACACTAGTGCAGCAGTAGGGTTTGGTGCAGTAGTTACCGCAGTACCGTCGTTTGATAATATAACGGAGATGATTTTAGGAGTGTCAAGTAACCCTTTGATAACCGAGGGGTTAACAGTTCAGATATTAGCTATGATAACAGGTTCAGCTTCAGGTGGGATGGGAATTGCTTTGGAGGCTTTAGGTTCCACCTATTATGATTTAGCTCAAGCTTCCGGAATAAGTACAGAAGCAATGCACAGAATAGCTTCTGTAGCGTCTGGAGCGTCCATTTTACCTCATAATGGAGCATTGCTAACTTTATTCGCTGTAACAGGGTTAACCCACAAAGATAGTTATAAAGATGTAGCGATGGTAGGGTTAGTTATCCCTTTTATAGCGCTAGTAGTCGGAGTAATATTAGCATCACTTGGGATTAATTAA
- the sigF gene encoding RNA polymerase sporulation sigma factor SigF, translating to MDVEVKQQKEPYLKDNEVKELIFSAQQGDQSARDAIVEKNMRLVWSVVQRFINRGYEPDDLFQIGCIGLLKSVDKFDLSYDVKFSTYAVPMIIGEIQRFIRDDGTLKVSRSLKELGHKIRRAKEELTKLHGKAPTVNEIATFLDITAEDVVLAQEASRMPTSIHETVYENDGDPITLLDQIAENDSKWFEKIALKEAIRDLDERERLIVYLRYYKDQTQSEVAERLGISQVQVSRLEKKIISQMKEKMDEYIE from the coding sequence ATGGATGTAGAGGTGAAACAACAAAAGGAACCCTATTTAAAAGACAATGAAGTAAAAGAGTTGATTTTTTCTGCTCAGCAAGGTGACCAGAGTGCAAGAGATGCAATCGTTGAAAAGAACATGAGGCTAGTTTGGTCCGTTGTTCAGCGTTTTATTAATAGGGGATATGAACCGGATGATTTGTTTCAAATTGGTTGTATCGGATTATTAAAATCAGTAGATAAATTTGATTTGTCTTATGATGTGAAATTCTCAACGTACGCTGTTCCGATGATTATCGGTGAGATCCAGCGTTTCATAAGAGACGATGGCACGTTAAAAGTAAGTCGTTCTTTAAAAGAGCTTGGGCACAAGATAAGACGTGCTAAAGAAGAACTTACGAAGTTACATGGGAAAGCTCCTACTGTAAATGAAATAGCCACTTTTTTAGATATTACAGCAGAAGATGTGGTGTTAGCACAAGAAGCTAGTAGAATGCCAACATCCATTCATGAAACTGTATATGAAAACGATGGCGACCCAATTACGTTACTAGACCAAATTGCGGAGAATGACTCTAAATGGTTCGAAAAAATTGCGTTAAAAGAAGCAATCCGTGACTTGGATGAAAGAGAACGGTTAATTGTTTACTTACGCTATTATAAAGACCAAACGCAATCAGAAGTTGCAGAGAGATTAGGTATATCGCAAGTTCAAGTATCCAGATTAGAAAAGAAGATTATTTCGCAAATGAAAGAAAAAATGGATGAATATATTGAATAA
- a CDS encoding D-alanyl-D-alanine carboxypeptidase family protein, whose amino-acid sequence MKKWISSLMVTILMASIIATPAFANETGDRANNEISLANEAKSAILLERDTGEVLYEKNSHEKLPPASMTKIMTMMLIMEALDTEKILPTDKVRTSEYAASMGGSQIFLEPGEEMTVEEMLKGIAIGSANDASVAMAEHLAGSEEGFVQMMNEKVKELGLKDTQFKNPTGLPAEGHYSSAYDMAMMGRELLKYEGITKFTGSYESYLRENTEKKFWLVNTNKLVRFYPGVDGIKTGFTNEAKYCLTATANKGNMRVIASVFGAPTPKVRNAEVTKLLDYAFAQYMTHPLYKKADVLGEAKISKGSKSYVNAETSEPISVLTKKGEKVDGVEEEVKFDTKLKAPVEKGQQVGTLTVKRDGKVVVETPIVASESIEAASWWKLFKDTFGQFSKTGK is encoded by the coding sequence ATGAAAAAATGGATTAGTAGTCTAATGGTAACAATATTAATGGCAAGTATAATCGCAACACCTGCATTTGCAAATGAGACTGGTGATCGTGCGAATAATGAAATATCACTAGCTAATGAAGCGAAGTCTGCCATCCTGTTAGAACGTGATACTGGAGAAGTTTTATACGAGAAAAATAGTCATGAGAAACTTCCACCTGCAAGTATGACAAAAATTATGACAATGATGTTGATCATGGAAGCATTAGATACCGAGAAAATACTGCCTACAGATAAAGTTCGTACAAGTGAATATGCTGCATCTATGGGTGGCTCTCAAATATTCTTAGAGCCAGGCGAGGAAATGACAGTAGAAGAAATGTTAAAAGGAATTGCGATTGGATCTGCAAACGATGCATCTGTTGCAATGGCTGAGCATTTGGCTGGTAGTGAAGAAGGCTTTGTACAAATGATGAATGAAAAAGTAAAAGAGTTAGGATTAAAAGATACACAATTTAAAAATCCTACAGGACTTCCAGCTGAAGGTCACTATAGTTCGGCATATGATATGGCGATGATGGGAAGAGAACTTCTTAAATATGAAGGAATCACTAAATTTACAGGTTCCTACGAGTCGTACTTAAGAGAAAATACGGAAAAGAAATTCTGGTTAGTAAATACAAATAAATTGGTACGTTTCTATCCAGGTGTAGATGGAATTAAAACAGGTTTTACAAACGAAGCGAAGTACTGTTTAACAGCTACTGCAAACAAAGGCAACATGAGAGTGATTGCATCTGTATTTGGAGCACCAACACCAAAAGTACGTAATGCGGAAGTAACAAAATTACTTGATTATGCTTTTGCGCAATATATGACACATCCATTATACAAAAAAGCGGATGTTTTAGGTGAAGCGAAAATTAGCAAGGGTAGCAAATCGTATGTAAATGCAGAAACAAGTGAGCCGATCTCTGTTCTTACGAAAAAAGGAGAAAAAGTAGATGGTGTAGAAGAAGAAGTGAAATTTGACACCAAACTGAAAGCTCCAGTGGAAAAAGGGCAACAAGTTGGGACGTTAACAGTAAAGCGTGATGGAAAAGTAGTTGTAGAAACACCTATCGTCGCATCTGAATCAATTGAAGCCGCTAGTTGGTGGAAGTTATTTAAAGATACGTTTGGTCAATTTTCTAAGACAGGAAAATAA
- a CDS encoding 3-hydroxybutyrate dehydrogenase, translating to MENKGQVVVITGSAQGIGFEIGKIFAEAGSKVVLSDINEEGVQKAADELKSAGHDVIGLKADVTSEEDIKNMVDKTVETYGRLDVLINNAGLQHVSPIEEFPTDKFEFMIKIMLTAPFIATKHVFPIMKKQNFGRILNVSSINGLIGFAGKAAYNSAKHGVIGLTKVAALEGAEHGITVNALCPGYVDTPLVRNQMKDLASTRGVELEKVLEQVIYPLVPQKRLLQVKEIADYARFLASEQAGGVTGQAVVMDGGYTAQ from the coding sequence ATGGAAAATAAAGGACAAGTAGTTGTAATCACAGGGTCTGCTCAAGGGATAGGCTTTGAGATCGGGAAGATTTTTGCAGAAGCTGGATCCAAAGTGGTGTTATCAGATATTAATGAAGAAGGCGTTCAAAAAGCAGCAGACGAGCTTAAGTCAGCTGGTCACGATGTTATCGGTTTAAAGGCAGATGTAACATCTGAAGAAGACATCAAAAATATGGTGGATAAAACTGTTGAGACTTATGGTCGACTAGATGTATTAATCAATAATGCAGGGCTTCAACATGTTTCTCCAATTGAAGAATTCCCAACAGATAAGTTTGAATTTATGATTAAGATTATGTTAACAGCTCCTTTCATAGCGACGAAACATGTTTTCCCAATCATGAAGAAGCAAAACTTCGGTCGTATCTTAAATGTTTCTTCTATTAATGGATTGATTGGATTCGCAGGAAAAGCTGCGTATAACAGTGCTAAGCATGGAGTAATTGGGTTAACTAAGGTGGCAGCTTTAGAAGGTGCTGAGCACGGTATTACTGTAAATGCACTATGTCCAGGTTATGTAGATACTCCACTTGTACGTAACCAAATGAAGGATTTAGCAAGTACTCGTGGCGTGGAATTAGAAAAGGTACTGGAACAAGTTATTTATCCTCTAGTACCACAAAAACGTTTACTACAAGTAAAAGAAATAGCGGACTATGCTCGCTTCTTAGCTAGTGAACAAGCTGGTGGCGTAACAGGACAAGCAGTCGTAATGGACGGGGGATATACAGCTCAGTAA
- the spoIIAA gene encoding anti-sigma F factor antagonist, whose protein sequence is MSLTVDLDVHEQVLCIRLVGELDHHTAETVKNQVMDAMELYGIKHIVLNLEQLSFMDSSGLGVILGRYKQLKQIHGEMVVCAISPAVKRLFDMAGLFKLIRFEPSEQAALKTLGVA, encoded by the coding sequence ATGAGTCTTACAGTTGACTTAGATGTTCATGAACAAGTATTGTGCATACGTCTGGTTGGAGAGTTAGATCACCATACAGCCGAAACAGTCAAGAATCAAGTAATGGATGCAATGGAGTTATACGGTATTAAACATATCGTTCTAAATTTAGAGCAACTATCCTTTATGGATAGCTCTGGTTTAGGAGTCATTTTGGGGCGCTACAAACAATTAAAACAAATTCATGGTGAAATGGTCGTATGTGCCATTTCTCCAGCGGTCAAGCGTTTGTTTGATATGGCAGGGTTGTTTAAACTAATTCGATTCGAGCCATCTGAACAAGCTGCATTAAAAACGTTGGGGGTGGCATAA